The DNA window CGGCGGCATCACCGCCTTCCTGATGCCCTCCAACACGCCGGGCTATGCCGTGACCGGCACGATCGAGCTGATGGGCACCGCCTCGCCGGGCGTCTATGAGCTGGTCTTCGACAATTGCCAATTGCCCGAGGATGCCGTGATCGGCGAGATCGGGCGCGGTTTCCATTATGCGCTGGAAGGGCTTAACGAGGGGCGCATGAATGTCGGCGCCACGGCGGTCGGCATGGGCGAGTATGCGCTGGAGCTGGCCATCGAGGAATCGAAGGTGCGCCCGGCTTTTGGCGGGGTGATTTCCGACTTTCAGGCGATCCGCCATTACATCGCCACCATGGCCACCGATATGCGCGCGGCGCGGCTGATCCTGCTCGATGCGGCATGGCGTTACGATCAGGGCGAGAAGAAGCGCGAACTGGCTTCGATGGCCAAGCTCTTCGCCACCGAGGCGGGCAGCCGCACCGTCGACACCGCGCTGCAGATCTTCGGCGGATCGGGCTATTGCAAGGGCTTTGCCATCGAGCGGCTCTATCGCGATATCCGCATCACGCGGATCTACGAGGGGTCTTCCGAGATCCAGCGCAACACCATCGCGCGCGAATTGCTGCGCTGAGGGTGATGGGCCGGGGCGTGTATGCCCCGGCCCTTTCGTTTCAGGCCAGGTCGCCTGAAGCCTGCAGCGCAGCCAATGCTTCGTTGGACAGACCCAGTTCCTGACCCAGCAGCGCCGCGCCATCGGCCCCCAGCGATGAGACATGATCGCGGGCATAGGTGCGCGAGGCGCTCATGCGGAAGGGCGGGTTGGTGACGCGATAGCCGCCCGCGCCATCGTGGATCTCGGCAAAGGCGCCACGCGCGGCCAGTTGCGGGTCTGCCAGCACCTCATCCACACCGCGATAGAGCCCGCAGGGCACGCCATGGCGCGAGAGGATGGCCTCGGCCTCGGCGCCGGTCAGGTGCTGGCTCCATTCTTCCACCAGACCCAGCAGCAGCGCCCAGTTGCGGTTGCGGTCGGCATTTGTGAGAAAGCGCGGGTCCTGCTGCCATTCGGGATGGCCGACCGCCTCGCTCAATTGCTCGAAATTGCGCGGGCTGGTGGGGGCGACCATGATGAAACCGTCGCTGGTGCGCAGCGGCGTGTAAAGCGGGCGGCGCGGATCGCCGGGGAATTGCGCTGCCTGGGTTTCATAGACCAGCATGCCGACCATCGCCTCCAGCATGGAGACGTCGATATGCTGGCCTTGCCCCGTCTTCTCGCGCTGATAGAGCGCGGCCTGGATCGCGCCGAAGGCATGGGTGCCGCCCAGCACATCGGCGATGAAGATGCCATTGGCGGCGGGCCGGTCGGCGCCGTCCTGATAGTGCAGATTGACCATATCGAAGCCGCTGGCGGCATGGATCACCGGGGCATAGGCGGGGTAATGCGCTTTGGGGCCGCTCTGCCCATAGCCGGAAATCGAGCAATAGATCAGCCGGGGATTGAGCGCCGAAAGCGTGGCATAATCCAGGCCGAAGCGGGCCATCACGCCGGGGCGGAAGTTTTCGATCACAATGTCGAAGCGGGGCACCAGTTGCTGGATCAACTCGCGGATCGCCGGGGCCTTGAGGTTGCAGGCCAGCGACTGCTTGCCCGCGTTGAGGTGGCCGAAATAGGCGCTATGCCCATCCCGCACCGGAGGCCGGGCACGCACCTGATCGCCCTCGAGCGACTCGATCTTCACCACCTCGGCGCCCAGATCGGCCAGCATGCGCGAGGCAAAGGGCCCGGCCATCACGCTGGTGAAATCGAGCACACGCACGCCGGACAATGCGTCACCAGAGGGGTGTCCCGGCTCTGTGGCTGGATGGCTCATGATCTCTCCCTATCTGCTTAAAAGTATAATGGTCATACCTATTGCATGAGGGCGCGAAAGGGTCAATCGCTCCGGTGCCGTACCGGGCGATGGGGCAGCTTTGACAGGAAGCGGAGGTCAGGCCGCCGAAGCGCCGCGTGCCTTCATATTCTTGCGCACATGGCGGTGAATGCGCTCCAGATGCTTGCGCATTTCCTGCGCGGCGGCTTCGGCATCGCGCTTGCGCATGGCGCGGATCAACCGCAGGCGCGAATCGATCAGCGTTTCCTGCAAGGTCTCGTAATCG is part of the Novosphingobium sp. genome and encodes:
- a CDS encoding CoA transferase, with the protein product MSHPATEPGHPSGDALSGVRVLDFTSVMAGPFASRMLADLGAEVVKIESLEGDQVRARPPVRDGHSAYFGHLNAGKQSLACNLKAPAIRELIQQLVPRFDIVIENFRPGVMARFGLDYATLSALNPRLIYCSISGYGQSGPKAHYPAYAPVIHAASGFDMVNLHYQDGADRPAANGIFIADVLGGTHAFGAIQAALYQREKTGQGQHIDVSMLEAMVGMLVYETQAAQFPGDPRRPLYTPLRTSDGFIMVAPTSPRNFEQLSEAVGHPEWQQDPRFLTNADRNRNWALLLGLVEEWSQHLTGAEAEAILSRHGVPCGLYRGVDEVLADPQLAARGAFAEIHDGAGGYRVTNPPFRMSASRTYARDHVSSLGADGAALLGQELGLSNEALAALQASGDLA
- a CDS encoding acyl-CoA dehydrogenase family protein, with translation MDFELPEDIAEFREVTRQIVNNLLTYERAFHETGKINPIVRKTLVENGYFAMALPEEFGGLGLGALAQAVVQIELARLPPQFWTELRPLMGPGAKNIIHHGSEAQKAALLPGMASGEIGIAFALTEPNSGSDPGSMRTTAVRNADGWLINGSKTYISNGKNAKYVIVYAYTDKAAGTRGGITAFLMPSNTPGYAVTGTIELMGTASPGVYELVFDNCQLPEDAVIGEIGRGFHYALEGLNEGRMNVGATAVGMGEYALELAIEESKVRPAFGGVISDFQAIRHYIATMATDMRAARLILLDAAWRYDQGEKKRELASMAKLFATEAGSRTVDTALQIFGGSGYCKGFAIERLYRDIRITRIYEGSSEIQRNTIARELLR